The sequence TCGTCGGTTGTGCGTCGCCGACGAGGCCGGCTTCTTCGCGGCCTCGCCTGCGGCCGGCGAGCGGGTGGATCATGCAGAGACTTGCGTCGCCGGGCGGAACGAAGCACCCGGCAGACGAGTCTACGCGCATCGCGCATCGCGCATCGCGCATCGCGCATCGCGCATCGCGCATCGCGCATCGCGCATCGCGCATCGCGCATCGCGCATCGTTGCCGCGCGGCAGCCGCGACCGAGATCAGGCCGCGTCGCGCATCCCGTTCTTGCGCGCATCGTCGTCCGATGCGTCGCCCGCGAGCCGCCCGCGCTCGGCGAATGCGTCGCCGATCATCAACAGGCTCGGCTGCGCCGGATCGAGCCACGCCTGCGCCGCGCCCGCCGCCATCTCCGCGAGCGTAAGCGTGAGCGTGCGCTCGCGCGGCGTGCTGCACGCCTCGACGATCGCCACCGGCGTCGCGCGCGCGCGCCCCGCGTCGATCAACTGCTGCGCGATCCCGGGCGCGCTGTCGCGGCCCATGTAGTAGACGAGCGAATCCGCGTTCACCTGCTCGCGGATCTCGTCGCTGCCCGGCGCGCGGCTTTTCGTCGCGAACGCGACGCTGCGCGCCACGCCGCGCAGCGTCAGCGAACGCTTGAGCGCGGCGGCGCTCGCGAGCGCCGCGGTGATGCCCGGCACCACTTCGTAATCGATGCCGGCCGCTTCGAGCGCGCGCATCTCCTCGTCCGCGCGGCCGAACAGCATCGGATCGCCGCCCTTCAGCCGCACGACGACCGCGTGCTCGCGCGCCGCGTCGACGATCTGCTTGTTGATGAAGTGCTGCGCGCTCGAGCGCTGCCCGCAGCGCTTGCCGACCGCGATCTTGCGCGCGCGCGGCGCATAGTCGAGCATCGCCGGCTCGACGAGCGCGTCGTGCAGCACGACGTCGGCGCCGGCAAGCAGGCGCGCGCCGCGCACCGTGATGAGGTCCGCCGCGCCCGGCCCTGCGCCGATCAGATACACCTTACCCATTTGCATCGATCCCCTTCGTGCGCACGTGCCGGCGGGCACCGCCGATGCGGCGCGCGACGTCACGCGGAAAACGCACGAATCATACCCGCTGCGACCGTGTGATGGGTCGCCTCGTCGATCAACACGAACGCGCCCGTGCCCGGATGCGCGTCGTACGTGTCGCAGACGATCGGCTTTTGCAGCGTCAGCGCGACGCGGCCGATGTCGTTCATCTTCAGGTCGTGGCGGTCGGTCGCGTGCGACAGCGTGTGCACGTCGAGCACCTGCTTGACCGCGCCGATCTTCGCGAAGACGGTGCTCGTCGTCTGCTTCAGCAAATACTTGCGTTGCGGCGAAAGCGGCGCGTCGTCGAACCAGCAGAGATCCGCTTCGAGCTTCTTCGCCGGCTCCACGCTCTCGCCGCGCGGCACGAACGTGTCGCCGCGCGACACGTCGACGTCCTCCGCGAGGCGGATCGTCACCGTCTGGCCCGCGAACGCGCGCTCGACCGCCGCCGTGCCGCCCGGCACCGGCGCGACGATCTCGGCGATCGTCGCCGTGCGGTTCGACGGCAGCACGACGATCTCGTCGCCCACCTTCACCTCGCCCGCTTCGATGCGGCCCATGTAACCGCGGAAATCGTCGGCCGAGCTGCCGTCCTGGCGCGCGACCCACTGCACCGGGAAGCGCAGCGCGTCGTGCGCCTGCGTCTCGACGGGCAGCGCCTCGAGCACGTTCAGGAGCGGCTCGTCCGCGTACCACGGCATGCGCTCGCTCGCCGCGACGATGTTGTCGCCCTTCAGCGCCGACACCGGCACGAAGCGCACGTCGGTCAGGCCGAGCTGCTGCGCGAGCTTCACGTACGCGTCGCGAATTTCGTTGAAGCGCGTTTCGCTGTAGTCGACGAGATCCATCTTGTTGATCGCGACGATCACGTGCTGCAGGTCGAGCAGCTTGACGATCGCGCTGTGGCGCTTGGTCTGCGGCAGCAACTGCGCGAGGCCGCCCTCGAACGTCACGCGCGTCGCGTCGATCAGGATGATCGCCGCGTGCGCCGTCGACGCGCCCGTCACCATGTTGCGCGTGTACTGCTCGTGGCCCGGCGTGTCGGCGATGATGAACTTGCGCTTCGCGGTCGCGAAATAGCGGTACGCGACGTCGATCGTGATGCCCTGCTCGCGCTCGGCTTCCAGCCCGTCGGTCAGGAGCGCGAGGTCGAGCTCGTCGCCCACCGTGCGCTTGTTCTTCGCGCGCGACAGCGCGGAAAGCTGGTCGGACAGCACGGCCTTGCTGTCGTACAGCAGGCGGCCGATCAGCGTGCTCTTGCCGTCGTCGACGCTGCCCGCGGTGATGAAGCGCAGCACGCCGAGGTCTTCGTTGTTCTCGATGATGCTCATGATGTGGATGTCCTCGCGTGCGTCAGAAATAGCCCTGCTTCTTGCGCTGCTCCATCGCGGCCTCGGACGTCTGGTCGTCCATCCGGGTCGCGCCGCGCTCGGTGATCTCGGTCACGGCCGTCTCGGCGATGATCTTCTCGACGTCGTCCGCGTCGCTCTCGACCGGGCACGTGCACGAAATGTCGCCGACCGTGCGGAAGCGCACTTGAGCGATTTCGCTCGTCTCGCCCTCGCGCATCGGCGTGAGCGGCGTAACGGGCACGAGCAGGCCGTTGCGGCGCACGATCTCGCGCTGGTGCGCGTAGTAGATCGACGGCAGCTCGAGCTTCTCGCGCGCGATGTACTGCCACACGTCGAGCTCGGTCCAGTTCGAGATCGGGAACACGCGCAGGTGCTCGCCCTTGTGCAGGCGTGCGTTGTAGAGGCTCCACAGTTCCGGGCGCTGCGCCTTCGGGTCCCATTGGCCGAATTCGTCGCGGAACGAGAAGATCCGCTCCTTCGCGCGCGCTTTCTCCTCGTCGCGGCGCGCGCCGCCGATCATCGCGGTGAAACCGTGCTGCTCGATCGTCTCGAGCAGCGTGACGGCCTGCGCGGCGTTGCGCGAATCGGTTTCGCGGCGCAGCACGACGGTGCCGCGCTTGATCGAATCCTCGACATGGCCGACCACGAGCTCGGCGCCGATCTC comes from Burkholderia savannae and encodes:
- the cobA gene encoding uroporphyrinogen-III C-methyltransferase, with product MGKVYLIGAGPGAADLITVRGARLLAGADVVLHDALVEPAMLDYAPRARKIAVGKRCGQRSSAQHFINKQIVDAAREHAVVVRLKGGDPMLFGRADEEMRALEAAGIDYEVVPGITAALASAAALKRSLTLRGVARSVAFATKSRAPGSDEIREQVNADSLVYYMGRDSAPGIAQQLIDAGRARATPVAIVEACSTPRERTLTLTLAEMAAGAAQAWLDPAQPSLLMIGDAFAERGRLAGDASDDDARKNGMRDAA
- a CDS encoding sulfate adenylyltransferase subunit 1: MSIIENNEDLGVLRFITAGSVDDGKSTLIGRLLYDSKAVLSDQLSALSRAKNKRTVGDELDLALLTDGLEAEREQGITIDVAYRYFATAKRKFIIADTPGHEQYTRNMVTGASTAHAAIILIDATRVTFEGGLAQLLPQTKRHSAIVKLLDLQHVIVAINKMDLVDYSETRFNEIRDAYVKLAQQLGLTDVRFVPVSALKGDNIVAASERMPWYADEPLLNVLEALPVETQAHDALRFPVQWVARQDGSSADDFRGYMGRIEAGEVKVGDEIVVLPSNRTATIAEIVAPVPGGTAAVERAFAGQTVTIRLAEDVDVSRGDTFVPRGESVEPAKKLEADLCWFDDAPLSPQRKYLLKQTTSTVFAKIGAVKQVLDVHTLSHATDRHDLKMNDIGRVALTLQKPIVCDTYDAHPGTGAFVLIDEATHHTVAAGMIRAFSA
- the cysD gene encoding sulfate adenylyltransferase subunit CysD, with the translated sequence MSTTLEQSAVAPPAGDAARMGHLDWLEAESIHILRELVAECSKPALLFSGGKDSVVVLHLALKAFGLGANRKTALPFPLVHIDTGHNYGEVIDFRDRRAQEIGAELVVGHVEDSIKRGTVVLRRETDSRNAAQAVTLLETIEQHGFTAMIGGARRDEEKARAKERIFSFRDEFGQWDPKAQRPELWSLYNARLHKGEHLRVFPISNWTELDVWQYIAREKLELPSIYYAHQREIVRRNGLLVPVTPLTPMREGETSEIAQVRFRTVGDISCTCPVESDADDVEKIIAETAVTEITERGATRMDDQTSEAAMEQRKKQGYF